A DNA window from Theobroma cacao cultivar B97-61/B2 chromosome 5, Criollo_cocoa_genome_V2, whole genome shotgun sequence contains the following coding sequences:
- the LOC18600182 gene encoding F-box protein At5g07610 yields the protein MKTPADEVGMKTPAKKVTDIDDLLIEILQRLPTKTLLQFKLVSKQWLSIISSSDFSIFHTRFVLNEGSLKPSVLFLDAIYRKPPTKFVFLPLNRDTKQLPLLDFMNAPYITIIQSCNGLLLCTYDYDNQSYFICNPVIKKFKMISCPMPPMLEYHLVGVNLAFDPLKSPCYKIISIWQEVLLDKDEENNCLCRMTSNFSMDIYSSETDSWNVSKIKFTSEWAIQFDHAVFFNGAIHWDSVAKESLYFDVETECLMPMPMPKPSRRYSGSRYFGESGGHLHLAVGQNPGYRLIFRIYEMLVDYSDWFIKYRIDLEAEMRSINLKPPYCDYDIFCLVVRSDEDKGDSMVAVLQCGTTLYYNFKDKEMEVRTDGPKANGYRYDIARFRGCEYFETLSCV from the coding sequence ATGAAGACACCAGCAGATGAGGTTGGGATGAAGACACCAGCAAAGAAGGTTACCGACATCGACGACCTCTTAATAGAAATCCTCCAACGATTACCTACAAAGACTCTATTACAGTTCAAACTCGTTTCGAAACAATGGTTGTCAATTATATCCAGCTCCGATTTCAGCATTTTTCACACTCGCTTCGTTCTCAATGAAGGCTCTCTCAAACCTTCAGTTCTCTTTCTCGATGCCATCTACAGAAAACCACCTACGAAGTTCGTGTTCCTTCCTTTGAACCGCGACACCAAACAACTTCCGCTCTTGGATTTCATGAATGCCCCTTACATCACAATAATCCAATCTTGCAATGGTTTGCTTCTTTGCACATATGATTATGATAATCAGAGTTATTTTATCTGTAACCCTGTTATCAAGAAATTCAAGATGATCTCTTGTCCGATGCCTCCAATGCTGGAATATCATCTTGTTGGTGTTAATCTTGCTTTCGACCCTCTCAAATCACCTTGTTACAAGATTATTTCTATTTGGCAGGAAGTTTTGCTTGACAAAGACGAGGAAAACAATTGCTTATGTCGTATGACTTCTAATTTTTCTATGGACATATACTCATCAGAGACAGATTCTTGGAATGTATCGAAAATCAAATTCACTTCAGAGTGGGCTATACAGTTCGACCATGCTGTTTTCTTTAACGGTGCAATCCATTGGGATAGTGTTGCTAAAGAGTCGCTATACTTTGATGTGGAGACTGAATGCTTGATGCCGATGCCGATGCCAAAGCCAAGTAGGCGGTACAGCGGTTCTCGATATTTTGGGGAGTCCGGAGGCCATTTGCATCTTGCTGTTGGACAAAATCCTGGTTATCGTTTAATATTTCGGATTTACGAGATGCTAGTGGATTACTCGGATTGGTTCATCAAGTACCGTATTGATCTTGAAGCCGAAATGCGAAGTATCAACCTTAAACCTCCTTACTGCGATTATGATATTTTCTGTCTGGTTGTGCGCTCTGATGAGGACAAAGGAGATTCAATGGTTGCAGTACTTCAGTGTGGAACAACACTATATTACAATTTCAAGGATAAGGAAATGGAAGTACGGACAGATGGCCCTAAGGCAAACGGATATCGATACGATATTGCAAGGTTTCGGGGCTGTGAATACTTTGAGACCCTCTCTTGTGTTTGA
- the LOC18600181 gene encoding F-box protein At5g07610 — protein MASYRASSQRRVKTPAEEVADMDDLLTEILRRLPTKTLLQFKLVSKQWLSLISSPEFSISHTRFLLNEGLLKPSALFLDVIYKQPPTKFVFLPLNRDTKQLPLLDFMNAPDIKIMQSCTGLLLCTCDYGNQNYFICNPVIKKFKMISLPRPPMLEYQLVGVNLAFDPRKSPYYKIISIWQEVFLEKDEENNCLRHMTSNFSMDIYSSETDSWSVSKIKFTSEVAIQFDHAVFLNGAIHWDSTARESLYFDVGTECLMPMPMPKLRRRYSGPRYFGESGGYLHLAVGRKPAWRLIFRVYELIENYSRWFIMYRVDFEAEMQSFNLIPPYRNYNLFCLTVLCDENKGDSVVAVLESGMTLYYNLRDEEMEVMEVRTDGPKANNYLFDRASLNGLQFNVEVVSQTIFSWQDYQVVTGSSLVNYVLSPTIIDLGFLAVALAALSSQNPGVITIANAAFGSDPSINPDLLAKAF, from the exons ATGGCAAGCTATAGAGCGTCCAGTCAAAGAAGGGTGAAGACACCAGCAGAGGAGGTTGCCGATATGGACGACCTCTTAACAGAAATCCTCCGACGATTACCTACGAAAACTCTGTTACAGTTCAAACTCGTTTCAAAACAATGGCTGTCGCTTATATCCAGCCCCGAGTTCAGCATTTCCCATACTCGCTTCCTCCTCAATGAAGGCCTTCTCAAACCTTCGGCACTCTTTCTCGATGTTATCTACAAACAACCACCTACGAAGTTCGTGTTCCTTCCTTTGAACCGCGACACCAAACAACTCCCGCTCTTGGATTTCATGAATGCCCCTGACATCAAAATAATGCAATCTTGCACTGGTTTGCTTCTTTGCACTTGTGATTACGGTAATCagaattattttatctgtAACCCTGTGATCAAGAAATTCAAGATGATCTCTCTTCCAAGGCCTCCAATGCTGGAATATCAGCTTGTTGGTGTTAATCTTGCTTTTGACCCTCGCAAATCACCTTATTATAAGATTATTTCTATTTGGCAGGAAGTTTTCCTCGAGAAAGACGAGGAAAACAATTGCTTACGTCATATGACTTCTAATTTTTCTATGGACATATACTCATCAGAGACAGATTCTTGGAGTGTATCGAAAATCAAATTCACTTCAGAGGTCGCTATACAGTTCGACCATGCTGTTTTCCTTAACGGTGCGATCCATTGGGATAGCACTGCTAGAGAGTCGCTATACTTTGATGTGGGGACCGAATGCTTGATGCCGATGCCAATGCCAAAGCTACGTAGGCGGTATAGCGGTCCTCGATATTTTGGGGAGTCCGGAGGCTATTTGCATCTTGCCGTTGGACGAAAGCCTGCTTGGCGTTTAATATTTCGAGTTTATGAATTGATAGAGAATTACTCGCGTTGGTTTATCATGTACCGTGTTGATTTTGAAGCTGAAATGCAAAGTTTCAACCTTATACCTCCTTACAGAAATTATAATCTTTTCTGTCTGACTGTGCTCTGTGATGAGAACAAAGGAGATTCAGTGGTTGCAGTACTTGAAAGTGGTATGACACTATATTACAATCTCAGGGATGAGGAAATGGAGGTGATGGAAGTACGGACAGATGGTCCTAAGGCAAACAATTATCTGTTCGATCGTGCAAG CTTAAATGGCCTCCAATTCAATGTAGAGGTCGTAAGTCAGACCATTTTTTCTTGGCAGGACTATCAGGTTGTAACAGGAAGTTCTCTAGTAAATTATGTCCTTTCACCAACAATCATTGACCTCGGCTTTCTGGCTGTTGCTCTTGCTGCTTTAAGCAGCCAGAATCCTGGTGTCATTACAATAGCAAATGCAGCGTTTGGATCAGACCCATCCATTAATCCTGATCTTCTAGCCAAGGCCTTTTAA